GACTTCTTCGAGGGCCACAAGATCTCGGTGTCCGAGCCCGTCCCGGCCTCCGCCCTCGACGCCGAGGGATTCTGGCTGTCCGATCCGGTGACCGTGAGCGTGCAGGCCGGAAGCGCGCAGGTCACCGTGAAGCCCACGTGGAATGAGGCGGCCACCGCGGCGGGCACCACACTGGTCGATGCCGCCACCGGCGCCCCGCTGGAGGCCGTCACCGACGGGGCACAGGTGCGGCTCAAGACCTCGGCCGACAAGCTGGCCGGTAGGGCCGGCCGGGTGGGCGTCACCCTCGACGCCAGCTTCGACGGGGGCACCGCCAAGATCGGATATCTCTACGGCGGTGACGAGTCGGTGCAACAGATCGTCGGCTATGACGAGATCACCTACAACGAGCACCTGTCCACCGACATCTCCACCGCCTACACCCCGGTGCTCGGCTCACTGAGCGGCACGAAGGAGGGCGCGGCAGGCGAGCGGCTGGCCGGCGTGGAGTTCACGGTGAAGGACGCCGGGGGCACCGCGCTGACAACCGTGACCACCGCATCGGACGGCACATTCACCGTCCCCGACGTGCCCTGGGGCACCTGGTTCATCCACGAGACCAAGACCCCGCAGGGTTATCTCCCCTTGTCACAGCCTGTCGAGGTGACCATCGACGGTGCCCACCGCCGCATTGACCTGCCGACCATCACCAACGACAAGGCCCCGGTGGCCAAGGGGCTGTCCACCATCAACACCGGGCGGCCCCCATCTGACAATGCGCTGAACCCGGCGCTCGTCATTGCGGCGGGCGTCCTGCTGGGTGGCGGTGTCGGTGGTGGCGCCTGGTGCGTCGGAAGCCGTGTGACGCAGGCCATGGGCCACTGACGCCAGGCCATGGGCCACTGACGCCAGGCCATGGGCCACCGATGCCCACTGATGCACAGTGCCGCGACGGAAAGTGCCGCGACGCGAGGGCGGAGAACGGGCGCCAGGGATGCGACGCGCCAGCAAGCAGGGGGAGTAGCGATGAGGATGTCGACGGGTCCGCACCTGAGGGCTGCCCGCAGGTGGCGGCGGGGCCGGTTGTGGGCGGTGCTGGTGACCGTTGCGCTCGTCGCGGCGGGCGTCGCCCTGTTCCAGCACCGCATCCTGTTCCAGCACCGCGCACCGGGAGTGGCCGCTGAGCCGGTGCCGGGCATCACGACGAATGGTTCCGTGGTGGCGACGGGGGAACCGCGCACCGACTCGGCGCCGCTTCCCCCGGCCCCGTTCGTGGCCGCGCGCCCGACCCCGGAAGCAGCCGTGGCGCTGGAGGTCGCGGCCGACCGGTTGGTGATCCCGTCACTGGGCGTTGATGCCCCGCTGCTGGCGGCCCCGCTCGGCGAGGACGGATCGCTGGCCGTTCCCGATGACCCGCAGCAGGTGGGCGTCTCCACGATCGCCGCACCCGTTGCCAGCTCGGCGGGAACCACCCTGCTGGCCGGCCATGTGAACATGCAGCGGGTTCCCGGCGCCCTGTGGAAGCTGTCCCAGATATTGCCCGGCGCCCGCATCATCACCACCGACCATGGCGGCGTCCGGCAGGAATGGATCGTCGACGGGCTCACCGTGCATCCCAAGCAGGGCCTGCCGGAGGGCCTCACCAACACCACCGGCCGGCGGCGGCTGGCCGTGGTCACCTGCGGTGGCGAGGTGCACGACGGCCAGTACGAGAAGAATGTGATCGCCTGGGCACGCAGTGCCCCCACATCGGGCACCTGAGGGCAATCACCCGGCGCCAACACCGTCGCATTGGGTAAAACGTCAGTGCCGGCTAATACTCTTGGGGTCGTGGATGGCGATCTGGATCCCGAGGGCCACGAGGCACCTGAGGACGATTTCTTCGAGCAGGACGGTCCTGCCCTGTTCGACGATGCCGCCAGCACCGAATCCACCAGCGCGGACAGCACGAAGGGAACCATGGCGAACAGCACCGATACCGGCGGCGTGGACGCACCACGCGACGAGCCCCTGGCGTCCGGTGAGATCCCGACGCCGGATGCCCCGGTGGCTGCTACGCCCGACGCGCCTGCGCCCGACAACGACCCGGGGGCGCCGCTGGCGCTCTACCGGCGCTATCGTCCCGACACCTTCGAGCAGGTGATCGGTCAGGACCATGTGACCCTGCCGTTGCAGCGTGCGATCGCCAACAACCGGGTGAGCCATGCCTACCTGTTCAGCGGCCCGCGCGGCTGCGGCAAGACCACCTGTGCCCGCATCCTTGCGCGCTGCCTCAACTGCGAGAACGGCCCCACGCCCACTCCCTGCGGCCATTGCACGAGCTGCCGTGAACTGGCCACCGGAGGGCCCGGCAGCATCGACGTGATCGAGATCGACGCCGCCTCCCATGGCCGCGTCGACGACGCCCGCGAGCTGCGCGAGGGCATCTTCTTCGCACCGGTGCAATCGCGCTTCAAGATCTACATCATCGACGAGGCCCACATGGTCACCAAGGAGGGCTTCAACGCGCTGCTGAAGGTGGTGGAGGAGCCGCCGCCGCACGTGAAGTTCATCTTCGCCACCACCGAGCCCGACAAGGTGATCGGCACCATCCGCTCGCGCACCCACCACTATCCCTTCCGGCTGGTGCCCCCGAAGGTGCTCACCGACTACCTCGAGAAGATCTGCGTCGAGGAACACGTGCAGGTTGAGCCCGGCGTCCTGCCACTCGTGGTGCGTGCCGGCGCCGGATCGGTGCGTGACTCGCTGTCGGTGCTCGACCAGCTGCTCGGCTCGGCCGGTGCCGACGGCGTCAGTTACCAGCAGGCCACCTCGTTGCTCGGCTACACCCCCGATGCCCTGCTCGACGAGATGGTCGACGCGCTGGCCGCCGGTGACGGCAAGGGCGTCTTCGGCACCATCGACAAGGTGATCGAGATCGGCCAGGACCCGCGACGGTTCGCCGAGGACCTGTTGCAGCGGCTGCGCGATCTGGTGATCGTGGCCGACGTGCCCGACGCCCTGAGCTCCGGCCTGATCGACGTGGCCGCCGACCAGGCGCAGCGCTTCGAACACCAGGCGGCACTGATCGGGCCCGGGGAACTCACGCGGGCCGCCGAGGTGATCGCCAGCGGCCTCACCCACATGCGGGGCACCACCGCGCCCCGACTGCACCTCGAACTGATGTGCGCACGCATCCTGCTTCCCGGCGCCGACGTGGACGGACGCGGCACCCACGCGCGCCTCGACCGGCTGGAACGTCGCGTCGGAATGCCCGGCGTGGCCGAGGAGCCCGCCGTCGAGCAGCCCGCGCCACCCCAGTGGGACGACCAGGCCAATGTCAGTCGAGACCCCCATGCCGACGCCCAACCCGGCGTCGACGACCAGCAGGGTGCCCGCACCCGACAGCGCTCCGTGCGCGACGGTGGTTCAGGGCTCAGCGGTGTGGGCCTGGCAGGTCCCGGCTATGCCGACCGAGCGAACCAGACCCAGATGGGCAATGCTCCCGGTACCGCCGCCGGCATGGGTGTCGGTGCGCCCACCGGTGGTGGTCATGCCGCCACGGCCCGTCAACGCCCCGCCGTCGATCAGACGGTCGCCCCGGCATCCGGTGCGCCCCGCCAACAGCGGCCGGCTGCCGGCCCCGCGCCTGACGGGCAGGCGACGCCGCCCGGCAACGCTTCTCGCGGCCATGCTGGGCCCACCGATACTGGGCCCACCAGCGCCGGGCCCGGTATCGCCGCGTCTGATCAGGCTGCGTCCGATCACCCTGCGCCGACCGACAACCTCGGGGACAGCCCGAACGCCGGCACATCGCACGCCACCGCCGCTGATGGCGCAGCGACCGGGGTCAATACGAACGCCGACAACGCCCCGGGCGCCGACAACGCCGGGCCGGCCGGGCCCGCCCCGCAGGCCACGGGTGCGCAAGCCCCGTCGTCGGGGGATTCGTTCCCGGCGCAGGCTCCTTCCTCCGCTGCCGGCCGCCTGAACACCGCCGAGGTGCGCAGGCTGTGGCCGGAGGTGCTCACTGCGGTGAAGGGCCGCCGTCGCTTCACCTGGATTCTGCTCAGCCAGAATGCGCAGGTGCTGCAGGCCGACGTCGACGGCCTGTCGCTGGCCTTCAACTCGGCCGGCGCCCGGGACAGCTTCCAGAACGGTGGCTCCAACGACGTGCTGCGGGAAGCCCTGATCGACGTGCTCGGCGCCGACCTGCCGATCCACTGCGTGGTGGAGGGTACGGCCGCCATGAACGAGGCGCGTGGGGGAGAACCTGCCAGGCAGCGCCCAGCGCCGACCCAACAACAGGCGCCAACCCAACACCCGACATCGACCCAACACCAGGCACCCGCCCAGCAGCAGGCGCCGACCCAGCACGAGGCACCAGCCGGGCATTCGGCGCCCCAGGACCAGGCCGCGCCCCAGCGGCAACCCGGGGCTGGGCAACGTCCGGCCCCCGGTCAGGCGGAGCCTGATCAGTCGGGAACCGGCCCATCGGAACCGGCCCAACCGGCGTCCGACAAGCGGGAAGGCGGCCACCAAGGCCCCCCAGCTGAGGGCGGCGAGCGTGCGGGGGGCTCGTCGCAGCAACACCAGTCGCAGCAACACCGGGATGACGCGGATCAGCACCTGGCCGATCCGCCGGAGGTCCCGCGCCAACGTGCCGCGCAAGCCGGATCCCCCGGGGATGACGGGAGCCATGGAGCGACGGGAGTTCCCGATGACGCTGCACCGGCCCGCCGCAATGGCCGTCGTCGCCATGTGATCCCCGATCTCGGCGAGGTCGCGTCGTCGATGCCCACCGAGCAGCGCGATCCGGGGTGGGACCCGTGGGCCACGCCGCAGGGCGACGCAGGCCAGCCCGATCCACACGGGACTGGCTCATTTGGGACTGGCCCATCTGGGACCGGTTCACCCAATGCCGGCCCGAACGGTGCCGGTTCAGCAGGTGCTGGTCCCAACGGGTCCGGCACACGCTCCTCAACCACCGATGGAACATCCACCGACGGGCCGCAGGCGGCGGGTCACGCGGGCCCCCGGAACAACGCCGCGGCACCCGGTGCTTCCGGCCGCGCCCCGGAGCCCCACCATGAGATCCGCTGGGAGGTGCCCCTGCCCGACGACGAGCCGCCCTACGATCCCGATGCCGATGTGAGCATGAGCGATCCCAACGTCGACGAGACCGGGAAGTCGGCCGCGGAGCTGATCATCTCCGAGCTCGACGCCGAGGTGATCGAGGAGATCGAGCACGGCTGAGACCGCCACGGCACCACACTGCACGGGGCTCCGCACCACACCGCACAGGGCTCCGCACCAC
The window above is part of the Propionibacterium freudenreichii subsp. freudenreichii genome. Proteins encoded here:
- a CDS encoding MSCRAMM family protein, which encodes MKITRALAATATLTALLVGTGVAGAAADVTWESSPGPHTFSVDVTPVSYMVDSSGDAALRVEHIVDENGRALLCAQFDRPSPSGTQLQPLGRATPQLAYLANQLEHPELNPDLAGLDAMQQYYVLQFVAHMYDSPHFAAFTDVQDGQRVADPHGLIPRITAVKARADAASNGDFFEGHKISVSEPVPASALDAEGFWLSDPVTVSVQAGSAQVTVKPTWNEAATAAGTTLVDAATGAPLEAVTDGAQVRLKTSADKLAGRAGRVGVTLDASFDGGTAKIGYLYGGDESVQQIVGYDEITYNEHLSTDISTAYTPVLGSLSGTKEGAAGERLAGVEFTVKDAGGTALTTVTTASDGTFTVPDVPWGTWFIHETKTPQGYLPLSQPVEVTIDGAHRRIDLPTITNDKAPVAKGLSTINTGRPPSDNALNPALVIAAGVLLGGGVGGGAWCVGSRVTQAMGH
- a CDS encoding class F sortase, with the translated sequence MRMSTGPHLRAARRWRRGRLWAVLVTVALVAAGVALFQHRILFQHRAPGVAAEPVPGITTNGSVVATGEPRTDSAPLPPAPFVAARPTPEAAVALEVAADRLVIPSLGVDAPLLAAPLGEDGSLAVPDDPQQVGVSTIAAPVASSAGTTLLAGHVNMQRVPGALWKLSQILPGARIITTDHGGVRQEWIVDGLTVHPKQGLPEGLTNTTGRRRLAVVTCGGEVHDGQYEKNVIAWARSAPTSGT
- a CDS encoding DNA polymerase III subunit gamma and tau; its protein translation is MANSTDTGGVDAPRDEPLASGEIPTPDAPVAATPDAPAPDNDPGAPLALYRRYRPDTFEQVIGQDHVTLPLQRAIANNRVSHAYLFSGPRGCGKTTCARILARCLNCENGPTPTPCGHCTSCRELATGGPGSIDVIEIDAASHGRVDDARELREGIFFAPVQSRFKIYIIDEAHMVTKEGFNALLKVVEEPPPHVKFIFATTEPDKVIGTIRSRTHHYPFRLVPPKVLTDYLEKICVEEHVQVEPGVLPLVVRAGAGSVRDSLSVLDQLLGSAGADGVSYQQATSLLGYTPDALLDEMVDALAAGDGKGVFGTIDKVIEIGQDPRRFAEDLLQRLRDLVIVADVPDALSSGLIDVAADQAQRFEHQAALIGPGELTRAAEVIASGLTHMRGTTAPRLHLELMCARILLPGADVDGRGTHARLDRLERRVGMPGVAEEPAVEQPAPPQWDDQANVSRDPHADAQPGVDDQQGARTRQRSVRDGGSGLSGVGLAGPGYADRANQTQMGNAPGTAAGMGVGAPTGGGHAATARQRPAVDQTVAPASGAPRQQRPAAGPAPDGQATPPGNASRGHAGPTDTGPTSAGPGIAASDQAASDHPAPTDNLGDSPNAGTSHATAADGAATGVNTNADNAPGADNAGPAGPAPQATGAQAPSSGDSFPAQAPSSAAGRLNTAEVRRLWPEVLTAVKGRRRFTWILLSQNAQVLQADVDGLSLAFNSAGARDSFQNGGSNDVLREALIDVLGADLPIHCVVEGTAAMNEARGGEPARQRPAPTQQQAPTQHPTSTQHQAPAQQQAPTQHEAPAGHSAPQDQAAPQRQPGAGQRPAPGQAEPDQSGTGPSEPAQPASDKREGGHQGPPAEGGERAGGSSQQHQSQQHRDDADQHLADPPEVPRQRAAQAGSPGDDGSHGATGVPDDAAPARRNGRRRHVIPDLGEVASSMPTEQRDPGWDPWATPQGDAGQPDPHGTGSFGTGPSGTGSPNAGPNGAGSAGAGPNGSGTRSSTTDGTSTDGPQAAGHAGPRNNAAAPGASGRAPEPHHEIRWEVPLPDDEPPYDPDADVSMSDPNVDETGKSAAELIISELDAEVIEEIEHG